The proteins below are encoded in one region of Misgurnus anguillicaudatus chromosome 24, ASM2758022v2, whole genome shotgun sequence:
- the fbxo46 gene encoding F-box only protein 46 — protein MNRDTFSHIRLWCPRPFGTYSQNKPYSNGTIHSGTTTTHCKADDAGVTTVEAHGVGEEQEEDVGTENTPPDSSSTLLAPPLPAAPPSSSSQMEDGRVLLDTWYVIKPGNTKEKIAFFVAHQCNDGGIPRPSAMKFKGNWATDCTKAKRRRRCSSYDPPAKSQNVAVDMPNAESNLAEDGVGVSETDLISVAEMVALVEQRTALALQGMVAQGQTSSYTVHQKPVVIISDPHLSAPASQSDFDQQQQQESRRVAQAVAHFESRQQNLDNTTLRPELNGSARDCIHTGDTVGGASSHGRGEVRIAFRVSSLDPRTQSEPVGHPKCMFMSCGVGGSQAGARGKEKITCDLYQLVSPSSRDPGTLLAGSAKGDSHSESITDRPSSTTPDPNQEPASGEKAAVARERVTGFHVEVVVTGAVDQCVFYGKDSTENVQEETVCFAMPNGGNSNDASEDPPPGQLFFLQSPATEDETCSGVNSGMRSLDCANNNGPVGTTVERPDSPLATVDDCSDPPLCRLYRHVSHDFLEIRFQIQRLLEPRQYMLSLPDHIMVNIFSYLPTHALAALKCTCHDFKALIETYGVRATDSRWNQDPLYRDDPCKQCKRQYERGDVSLCRWHPKPYHHDLPYGRSYWMCCRRTDKDTPGCRVGLHDNNWVQPCELVHARTKRDDGR, from the coding sequence ATGAACCGTGACACCTTCTCCCACATCCGACTGTGGTGCCCACGCCCTTTTGGCACCTACTCCCAGAATAAGCCATACAGCAATGGTACAATTCACAGCGGAACAACTACCACCCATTGTAAGGCTGACGATGCTGGGGTAACAACCGTAGAGGCCCATGGAGTCGGTGAGGAGCAAGAGGAGGATGTTGGTACTGAGAACACCCCACCAGATTCATCTTCTACCCTGCTGGCTCCACCACTCCCTGCTGCACCACCCTCTTCCAGTTCACAGATGGAGGACGGCAGGGTACTCCTTGATACATGGTATGTCATCAAACCAGGCAACACCAAGGAGAAAATTGCCTTCTTTGTAGCTCACCAGTGTAACGATGGTGGGATTCCCAGACCTAGTGCAATGAAATTTAAGGGAAATTGGGCTACCGATTGTACCAAGGCCAAACGGCGGCGTCGCTGTTCCTCCTATGACCCTCCCGCAAAGTCTCAAAATGTTGCTGTTGATATGCCCAATGCAGAGTCCAACCTGGCAGAGGATGGCGTTGGAGTTAGTGAAACAGATCTGATTTCTGTAGCTGAAATGGTGGCCCTTGTAGAACAACGTACAGCCTTGGCTCTTCAAGGTATGGTCGCCCAAGGACAGACAAGTTCTTATACAGTTCATCAGAAACCTGTCGTAATCATCTCAGATCCCCATTTATCTGCACCAGCTTCTCAAAGTGACTTTGATCAGCAGCAGCAGCAAGAATCCAGACGGGTTGCTCAAGCTGTAGCACATTTTGAGTCTCGACAGCAAAACCTCGACAATACTACTCTGCGGCCTGAACTTAATGGTTCAGCAAGAGATTGCATACATACTGGGGATACTGTCGGTGGTGCTTCAAGCCACGGTCGAGGGGAAGTACGAATTGCTTTTCGAGTGTCGAGTTTGGACCCTCGCACCCAATCTGAACCGGTCGGCCACCcaaaatgcatgtttatgagTTGCGGGGTAGGAGGGAGCCAAGCAGGAGCCAGGGGCAAAGAAAAGATCACTTGTGACCTCTATCAGCTGGTAAGTCCTTCATCTCGAGATCCAGGTACTCTCCTGGCTGGCTCAGCAAAGGGTGATTCACACAGTGAGAGCATCACAGATAGGCCTTCCTCGACAACACCAGACCCTAACCAAGAACCTGCCTCAGGAGAGAAGGCCGCAGTGGCTAGAGAAAGGGTGACTGGCTTCCACGTTGAGGTTGTGGTAACTGGTGCAGTAGACCAATGTGTCTTTTATGGGAAAGACAGCACAGAGAATGTTCAAGAAGAGACTGTATGTTTTGCAATGCCTAATGGAGGTAATTCAAATGATGCCTCTGAGGACCCACCCCCTGGACAGCTGTTCTTCCTACAGTCACCAGCTACTGAAGATGAAACTTGTTCAGGGGTTAACAGTGGAATGAGGTCTTTAGATTGTGCAAACAACAATGGGCCTGTGGGGACTACAGTAGAAAGGCCAGACTCCCCACTGGCTACTGTGGATGATTGTTCTGATCCTCCGTTGTGCCGCCTCTATCGCCATGTGTCCCATGACTTCCTCGAGATTCGCTTTCAGATCCAGCGGCTTTTGGAACCACGACAATATATGCTTTCGCTTCCAGACCACATCATGGTCAATATCTTTAGCTACCTGCCTACCCATGCGCTTGCAGCCCTCAAATGCACCTGCCATGACTTTAAGGCCCTGATCGAAACCTACGGCGTACGTGCCACGGACTCTCGGTGGAACCAGGACCCCCTCTATCGCGATGATCCCTGCAAGCAGTGCAAGCGGCAGTATGAGCGGGGAGATGTGTCGCTTTGCCGCTGGCACCCTAAACCTTACCACCACGACTTGCCTTATGGACGCTCCTACTGGATGTGTTGCCGGCGCACAGATAAAGACACACCTGGTTGTCGAGTTGGGCTTCATGATAACAACTGGGTACAGCCATGTGAGTTGGTTCATGCCCGCACCAAAAGAGACGATGGGAGGTAA
- the coq8b gene encoding atypical kinase COQ8B, mitochondrial — protein sequence MTLAEVLQVLRGAGRVGTAFATTQGEQLRLMACNSTFGAGIKAVVEGAMGTVMQADVIPKTQGFPDTYNWEEMEQDEAAKWVVGSELPPDISSTDGIDVAETSEMPSGSSTGTVKGTGWPGQNTRFLHVSMSHHPVRFVHDSVVAGLSPEDIKKAREAKKSISRPVRQKLSDQAKERKVPATRISRLANFGGLAIGLSIGAIAEVAKQSFGGKRSEMKALLDSPLLSEANAERIVDTLCKVRGAALKIGQMLSIQDNSFISPQLQKIFERVRQSADFMPSWQMNKVLEEELGSNWKEKLSSFEEKPFAAASIGQVHHGVLLDGREVAMKIQYPGVAESIHSDIDNLMAVLKMSVVLPDGLFADSSLEVLQKELAWECDYRREADCAKRFRSYLKGDPVFVVPEVFDELSARRVLTMELVNGVPLDRCVDLDQETRNEICYNILQLCLRELFEFRFMQTDPNWANFFYNSEQNKIYLLDFGACRDFPASFTDDYIEVVHAASIGDKATVLQKSKDLKFLTGFEAKAFEDAHVEAVMILGEAFASPDAFDFGNQNTTQRIQSLIPVMLRHRLTPPPEESYSLHRKMAGSFLICSKLKARITCRKMFLDIYNSYNHQRQKRCTQA from the exons A TGACATTGGCAGAAGTGCTGCAGGTGTTGAGGGGCGCTGGCAGGGTGGGCACTGCATTTGCCACCACCCAGGGTGAACAGCTGAGGCTAATGGCCTGCAACTCAACCTTTGGTGCAGGGATCAAAGCGGTGGTCGAGGGTGCGATGGGCACTGTCATGCAGGCAGACGTG ATACCCAAGACTCAAGGGTTCCCTGATACTTACAATTGGGAGGAGATGGAACAGGATGAAGCAGCCAAGTGGGTGGTGGGCTCTGAGCTGCCTCCAGACATCTCCAGCACAGATGGCATTGATGTTGCAGAGACATCAGAGATGCCCAGTGGTTCGTCTACTGGGACAGTCAAAGGAACTGGCTGGCCTGGTCAAAACACTCGATTTTTGCATGTGTCAATGTCTCATCACCCTGTTAGGTTTGTTCATGACTCTGTGGTGGCCGGGTTAAGCCCTGAGGACATAAAAAAGGCAAGGGAGGCAAAAAAGAGCATTTCCAGACCTGTACGACAAAAG CTTAGCGATCAAGCCAAAGAACGGAAGGTTCCTGCTACACGGATTAGTCGTCTTGCCAATTTTGGGG GTTTAGCTATTGGACTTAGCATTGGAGCCATTGCTGAGGTGGCAAAACAGTCTTTTGGGGGAAAACGTTCAG AAATGAAGGCTCTTTTAGACTCTCCGCTTCTGTCAGAGGCCAATGCAGAGAGAATAGTGGACACATTGTGTAAGGTTAGAGGAGCGGCCCTCAAGATCGGACAGATGCTGAGCATTCAGG ACAACAGCTTCATTAGCCCACAACTACAGAAAATATTCGAGAGGGTTCGACAAAGTGCAGACTTCATGCCATCCTGGCAAATGAAT AAAGTACTTGAGGAGGAGTTAGGGTCCAATTGGAAGGAGAAACTATCATCATTTGAGGAAAAACCCTTTGCTGCAGCATCCATTGGCCAAGTGCATCATGGAGTGTTGCTGGATGGAAGAGAAGTTGCTATGAAGATACAG TACCCGGGCGTTGCTGAGAGCATTCACAGTGACATCGACAATCTCATGGCAGTTTTAAAGATGAGTGTTGTTTTACCTGATG GTTTGTTTGCTGACAGCAGTCTCGAGGTACTTCAGAAGGAGCTGGCGTGGGAGTGCGACTACAGGAGAGAGGCGGACTGTGCGAAACGCTTCAG GAGTTATCTTAAAGGAGATCCAGTGTTTGTTGTCCCTGAGGTCTTTGATGAACTTTCAGCACGTCGAGTGCTTACTATGGAGCTTGTTAATGGAGTTCCTTTGGATCGTTGTGTCGATCTGGATCAGGAGACTAGAAATGAG atatgcTATAACATCCTGCAGTTGTGTCTGAGAGAGTTGTTTGAGTTTCGCTTCATGCAGACAGACCCCAACTGGGCCAACTTCTTCTATAATAGTGAACAAAACAAG ATATATCTGTTGGACTTTGGAGCCTGTCGAGACTTCCCAGCGTCATTCACAGACGATTATATAGAG GTGGTGCATGCTGCTTCAATCGGAGACAAAGCGACCGTCTTGCAGAAATCCAAGGACCTAAAGTTCCTCACTGGTTTTGAAGCCAAG GCATTCGAGGATGCACACGTCGAGGCTGTCATGATCCTCGGCGaagcgttcgcttctcctgatGCGTTTGACTTTGGCAACCAGAACACCACACAGCGCATACAGAGTCTGATCCCCGTAATGCTTCGACACCGCCTAACACCCCCTCCAGAAGAGTCTTATTCACTACACCGTAAAATGGCTGGATCATTCCTCATCTGTTCCAAGCTGAAGGCCCGCATCACTTGCCGAAAAATGTTTCTTGATATTTACAATTCCTATAACCATCAGAGACAGAAAAGATGCACCCAGGCTTAG